A part of Pararoseomonas sp. SCSIO 73927 genomic DNA contains:
- a CDS encoding transporter substrate-binding domain-containing protein, whose product MTLTRRGLGAAAISTTLGTGLAAAFVRRAAANNLEKARRAGELVVATEMHFAPFDFTEGGRQTGLNLELFTEFGKEIGVKITFQDLPWPAVLPGLEASRYDLVGGPATITRARSERYRFSVPVAEATVALLKRTNDSSITKPQDIAGKQLGGATTTAQLAQFQAFVATLPGTTPPIREYQSFSEAYADLAAGRIAAVANSLPNIVYVAKQRPNVFSVVQPPFGTKSYFGYIGRKDADSAPLMDALDAAIVKMRNDGRLSAMQTKWFGQVFDTPDKPIEPAL is encoded by the coding sequence ATGACCCTCACCCGCCGCGGCCTCGGCGCCGCCGCCATCAGCACGACCTTGGGCACCGGCCTGGCCGCCGCCTTCGTGCGCCGCGCCGCCGCCAATAACCTGGAGAAGGCGAGGCGGGCTGGGGAGCTCGTGGTCGCCACCGAGATGCACTTCGCCCCCTTCGACTTTACGGAGGGCGGCCGGCAGACCGGCCTCAACCTCGAGCTCTTCACCGAGTTCGGGAAGGAGATCGGCGTGAAGATCACCTTCCAGGACCTGCCCTGGCCCGCCGTGCTGCCGGGGCTAGAGGCGAGCCGCTACGACCTCGTCGGCGGCCCCGCCACCATCACCAGGGCGCGCTCGGAGCGGTACCGCTTCTCCGTGCCCGTCGCGGAAGCCACCGTGGCCCTGCTGAAGCGCACGAACGACAGCAGCATCACCAAGCCGCAGGACATTGCGGGCAAGCAGCTCGGCGGTGCCACCACCACCGCGCAACTCGCCCAGTTCCAGGCCTTCGTCGCGACCCTGCCCGGCACCACCCCGCCGATCCGCGAGTACCAGTCCTTCTCCGAGGCCTATGCCGACCTCGCGGCCGGGCGCATCGCGGCGGTCGCGAACTCCCTGCCCAACATCGTCTACGTCGCGAAGCAGCGCCCGAACGTCTTCTCCGTGGTGCAGCCGCCCTTCGGCACCAAGTCCTATTTCGGCTACATCGGCCGCAAGGACGCGGATTCCGCCCCCCTGATGGACGCGCTGGACGCCGCGATCGTGAAGATGCGCAACGACGGCCGCCTCTCCGCCATGCAGACCAAGTGGTTCGGTCAGGTCTTCGACACGCCCGACAAGCCCATCGAGCCGGCGCTCTAG
- a CDS encoding 2-oxoglutarate and iron-dependent oxygenase domain-containing protein, whose protein sequence is MADTTSLPVIDISGLSGTSAGSASGVPPRDIGRVAEAIRAACTGPGFFYVSGHGVPEAVIAEAVRAARDFFHLPAEVKAGVKANARHRGWHAMGGALMEGAKHSDRKEFFSMGLELPEDDPAVLAGEALRGPNQWPDFAPALRPAMGAYYDAMFGLGGRLLRAVAVSLGLEEGFFAPCYRKPLQRTQAIFYPPQSVGAEEEIYGVAPHTDFGCITLLWQDSNGGLQVRERQGGSWIDAPPLPGTLVVNVGDLLGRWSNDRFASTPHRVVNRSGRERMSIATFHDPDFGVVIDPRELGTPAEEARYEPITAGRHILNRFDQAFGYRKTLAAAP, encoded by the coding sequence ATGGCGGACACGACCTCTCTCCCCGTGATCGATATTTCCGGTCTGAGCGGGACCTCGGCAGGCTCAGCAAGCGGCGTGCCGCCCCGCGACATCGGACGGGTGGCGGAGGCGATCCGCGCGGCCTGCACGGGGCCGGGCTTCTTCTACGTCTCCGGGCACGGCGTGCCCGAGGCGGTGATCGCGGAGGCGGTCCGCGCCGCGCGGGACTTCTTCCACCTGCCGGCGGAGGTGAAGGCGGGGGTGAAGGCGAATGCCCGCCACCGAGGCTGGCACGCGATGGGCGGCGCGCTGATGGAGGGCGCGAAGCACTCCGACCGGAAGGAGTTCTTCTCCATGGGGTTGGAGCTGCCGGAGGACGATCCCGCGGTTCTGGCGGGGGAGGCCCTGCGCGGGCCGAACCAGTGGCCGGACTTCGCGCCGGCGCTGCGCCCGGCGATGGGCGCCTACTACGACGCGATGTTCGGCCTCGGCGGGCGGCTGCTGCGCGCGGTGGCGGTGAGCCTGGGGCTGGAGGAAGGGTTCTTCGCGCCCTGCTACCGCAAGCCGCTGCAGCGCACCCAGGCCATCTTCTACCCGCCCCAGTCCGTGGGCGCGGAGGAGGAGATCTACGGCGTGGCGCCGCACACGGATTTCGGGTGCATCACCCTGCTGTGGCAGGACAGCAATGGCGGGCTGCAGGTGCGGGAGCGGCAGGGCGGCAGCTGGATCGATGCCCCTCCCCTGCCCGGCACGCTGGTGGTGAATGTGGGCGACCTGCTGGGGCGCTGGAGCAACGACCGCTTCGCCTCCACCCCGCACCGCGTGGTGAACCGCAGCGGGCGGGAGCGCATGTCGATCGCGACCTTCCACGACCCGGACTTCGGCGTGGTGATCGACCCGCGCGAGCTGGGCACGCCGGCCGAGGAGGCGCGCTACGAGCCGATCACGGCGGGGCGGCACATCCTGAACCGCTTCGATCAGGCCTTCGGGTACCGCAAGACGCTCGCGGCCGCGCCCTGA
- a CDS encoding UTRA domain-containing protein, whose amino-acid sequence MPDGGAPKPRYEAVKDFVRDRIASGEWGVNARIPSENELGPMLGVSRITVNRAFMELAREGRLRKVPGVGTFVAEGKPRTGLSSIESIAEEIRGRGMEWSCEVLALGTASMTEEAADALGLPRGGRVPASMVLHKGDGLPIQLEERFIRPDYAPGYEAQDFSGRTTYDFLREVGAVEEMEQAVTAVLPPSSIARLLEVGSRDPCLVIRRRTFLRGEATTFSRLTQPASRFELSGRYRMQDGPGGHFSF is encoded by the coding sequence ATGCCGGATGGCGGCGCGCCGAAGCCGCGCTACGAGGCGGTGAAGGACTTCGTGCGGGACCGCATCGCCTCCGGCGAGTGGGGCGTGAACGCGCGCATTCCCAGCGAGAACGAGCTGGGGCCGATGCTCGGGGTGTCCCGCATCACGGTGAACCGCGCCTTCATGGAGCTGGCGCGGGAGGGGCGGCTGCGGAAGGTGCCGGGCGTCGGGACCTTCGTCGCTGAGGGGAAGCCGCGCACGGGGCTCAGCAGCATCGAGAGCATCGCGGAGGAGATCCGCGGGCGCGGGATGGAGTGGAGCTGCGAGGTCCTGGCGCTCGGCACGGCCTCCATGACCGAGGAGGCGGCGGACGCGCTGGGGCTGCCGCGCGGCGGGCGGGTTCCCGCCTCCATGGTCCTGCACAAGGGCGACGGGCTGCCGATCCAGCTGGAGGAGCGGTTCATCCGGCCGGACTACGCGCCGGGCTACGAGGCGCAGGATTTCTCCGGGCGCACGACCTACGACTTCCTTCGGGAGGTAGGCGCGGTGGAGGAGATGGAGCAGGCCGTGACGGCGGTGCTGCCCCCTTCCTCCATCGCGCGGCTGCTGGAGGTGGGGTCGCGCGATCCCTGCCTGGTGATCCGCCGCCGCACCTTCCTCCGTGGCGAGGCCACGACCTTCTCCCGCCTGACCCAACCCGCCAGCCGCTTCGAGCTCTCCGGCCGCTACCGGATGCAGGACGGGCCGGGCGGGCATTTTTCGTTTTGA
- the hutU gene encoding urocanate hydratase: MTDNPRLRNAPAIRAPRGMELSAKHWVTEAPLRMLMNNLDDEVAENPGSLVVYGGIGRAARDWRSYEMICDVLRRLEDTQTLLVQSGKPVGVFETHADAPRVLIANSNIVPAWANWEKFNELDRAGLMMYGQMTAGSWIYIGSQGIVQGTYETFAEAGRQHFGGDLSGRWILTGGLGGMGGAQPLAGVFAGASVLAVECQPSSIEKRLQTRYLDHATADIDKALAMVFGACIEKKPISVGLLGNAAEVFPELVRRGVVPDIVTDQTSAHDPSNGYLPAGWTLADWMAKRESDPAAVAAAAKRSMVAHVQAMLDLKRMGSVVMDYGNNIRQMAKDEGLAEAFDFPGFVPAYIRPLFCKGIGPFRWAALSGDPEDIRKTDAKVRELIDDPHLHRWLDMAQKRIAFQGLPARICWVGLGDRHRLGLAFNEMVARGEIGPVVIGRDHLDSGSVASPNRETEAMRDGSDAVSDWPLLNALLNTASGATWVSLHHGGGVGMGYSQHAGMVIVADGTPDAARRLKRVLWNDPATGVMRHADAGYDLAKDSAREKGLDLPMVNL; encoded by the coding sequence ATGACCGACAATCCCCGCCTTCGTAACGCCCCCGCCATCCGGGCGCCGCGCGGTATGGAGCTTTCCGCGAAGCACTGGGTGACGGAAGCTCCGCTGCGGATGCTGATGAACAACCTGGACGACGAGGTGGCGGAGAATCCCGGCTCGCTCGTCGTCTATGGCGGCATCGGGCGGGCGGCGCGGGACTGGCGCAGCTACGAGATGATCTGCGACGTGCTGCGGCGGCTGGAGGACACGCAGACCCTGCTGGTGCAGTCCGGCAAGCCGGTGGGCGTGTTCGAGACGCATGCGGACGCGCCGCGCGTGCTGATCGCCAACTCCAACATCGTGCCGGCCTGGGCGAACTGGGAAAAGTTCAACGAACTCGATCGGGCCGGGCTGATGATGTACGGCCAGATGACGGCGGGGTCCTGGATCTACATCGGGTCCCAGGGGATCGTGCAGGGCACCTACGAGACCTTCGCCGAGGCCGGGCGGCAGCACTTCGGCGGCGATCTCTCCGGCCGCTGGATCCTGACGGGCGGGCTGGGCGGCATGGGCGGGGCGCAGCCGCTGGCGGGGGTGTTCGCCGGGGCGAGCGTGCTGGCGGTGGAGTGCCAGCCCAGCAGCATCGAGAAGCGGCTGCAGACGCGGTATCTGGACCATGCAACGGCGGATATCGACAAGGCGCTGGCGATGGTCTTCGGCGCTTGCATCGAGAAGAAGCCGATCAGCGTCGGGCTGCTGGGCAATGCGGCGGAGGTCTTCCCGGAGCTGGTGCGGCGCGGCGTGGTGCCGGACATCGTGACGGACCAGACGAGCGCGCACGATCCCTCCAACGGCTACCTGCCGGCGGGCTGGACGCTGGCGGATTGGATGGCGAAGCGGGAGAGCGATCCCGCCGCCGTGGCCGCCGCGGCGAAGCGCAGCATGGTGGCGCATGTGCAGGCGATGCTGGACCTGAAGAGGATGGGGTCCGTCGTCATGGATTACGGCAACAACATCCGGCAGATGGCGAAGGACGAGGGGCTGGCGGAGGCCTTCGACTTCCCGGGCTTCGTGCCGGCCTATATCCGGCCGCTCTTCTGCAAGGGGATCGGGCCCTTCCGCTGGGCCGCGCTGTCCGGTGATCCCGAGGACATCCGCAAGACGGACGCGAAGGTGCGGGAGCTGATCGACGATCCGCACCTGCACCGCTGGCTGGATATGGCGCAGAAGCGCATCGCCTTCCAGGGCCTGCCGGCGCGCATCTGCTGGGTGGGGCTGGGCGACCGGCACCGGCTGGGCCTGGCCTTCAACGAGATGGTGGCGCGGGGCGAGATCGGGCCGGTGGTGATCGGGCGCGATCACCTGGACAGCGGCTCCGTCGCCTCGCCGAACCGGGAGACGGAGGCGATGCGGGACGGATCGGACGCTGTCTCCGACTGGCCTCTGCTGAACGCACTGCTGAACACGGCCTCCGGCGCCACCTGGGTCTCGCTGCACCACGGTGGCGGCGTAGGGATGGGGTATTCTCAGCACGCGGGCATGGTGATCGTGGCGGACGGCACGCCGGATGCGGCACGCCGCCTGAAGCGGGTGCTGTGGAACGATCCGGCGACGGGCGTGATGCGCCACGCCGATGCGGGCTACGATTTGGCGAAGGACTCGGCGCGCGAGAAGGGGCTGGACCTGCCGATGGTGAACCTCTGA
- the hutH gene encoding histidine ammonia-lyase, which translates to MAGLAELRAVMAGGALALPEGWREAVRTSHSALAARLSAGEVMYGVNTGFGKLAGTRIPPDALVDLQLNLIRSHASGVGEPLPRHVVRLVLALKALSLSRGASAVREETVEMLLRLLEADVLPVIPARGSVGASGDLAPLAHMSMLLIGEGAATVDGVALPGAEVLKGLGLRPLPLGPKEGLALLNGTQVSTAIALVALFRARDLFTTGLVAGAMSTEGVRGSDTPFDPRIHALRGQPGQIRAAAALRGLMAGSAIRESHRADDPRVQDPYSIRCQPQVMGACLDALDHAAAVLEREANAVTDNPLVTAEGEVLSGGNFHAEPVAFAADHIALALAEIGALSERRIALLTDPALSGLPAFLVREGGLNSGFMIAQVTAAALASEQKALAHPRSVDSLPTSANQEDHVSMATGAALRLVPMCDNLRDILAIELLAACQAVEFHRPLRSSEPLEDAHAAVRGVAAAWDKDRFMAPDIAAVAGLVDAGRFTGRAQ; encoded by the coding sequence ATGGCCGGGCTTGCTGAACTGCGCGCGGTGATGGCGGGCGGGGCGCTGGCCCTGCCCGAGGGCTGGCGCGAGGCGGTGCGGACCAGCCATTCGGCGCTGGCGGCGCGGCTCTCGGCCGGTGAGGTGATGTACGGCGTGAACACCGGCTTCGGGAAGCTGGCGGGCACGCGCATCCCGCCGGACGCACTGGTGGACCTGCAGCTGAACCTGATCCGCAGCCACGCTTCCGGCGTGGGGGAGCCGCTGCCGCGCCATGTGGTGCGGCTGGTGCTGGCGCTGAAGGCGCTCTCGCTCTCCCGCGGCGCCTCCGCGGTGCGGGAGGAGACGGTGGAAATGCTGCTGCGCCTGCTGGAGGCCGATGTGCTGCCGGTGATCCCGGCGCGCGGGTCCGTCGGGGCCTCGGGCGATCTGGCACCGCTCGCGCACATGTCGATGCTACTGATCGGCGAGGGCGCGGCCACCGTGGACGGCGTGGCGCTGCCGGGGGCGGAGGTGCTGAAGGGGCTGGGGCTGAGGCCCCTGCCGCTTGGTCCGAAGGAAGGGCTGGCGCTGCTGAACGGCACGCAGGTCTCCACCGCGATCGCGCTGGTGGCATTGTTCAGGGCGCGGGACCTCTTCACCACGGGGCTGGTGGCGGGGGCGATGAGCACGGAGGGGGTTCGCGGATCGGACACGCCCTTCGACCCGCGCATCCACGCGCTGCGCGGCCAGCCCGGGCAGATCCGGGCGGCGGCGGCGCTGCGCGGGCTGATGGCGGGCAGCGCGATCCGAGAGAGCCACCGCGCGGATGATCCCCGCGTGCAGGACCCCTACTCCATTCGCTGCCAGCCGCAGGTGATGGGGGCGTGCCTGGACGCGCTGGACCACGCCGCCGCCGTGCTGGAGCGGGAGGCGAACGCGGTGACGGACAACCCTCTGGTAACGGCGGAGGGGGAGGTGCTGTCCGGCGGGAACTTTCACGCGGAGCCGGTGGCCTTCGCCGCGGATCACATCGCGCTGGCGCTGGCGGAGATCGGGGCGCTTTCCGAGCGTCGGATCGCGCTGCTGACTGATCCGGCGCTGTCGGGGCTGCCGGCCTTCCTGGTGCGGGAGGGCGGGCTGAATTCGGGCTTCATGATCGCGCAGGTGACGGCGGCGGCGCTGGCCAGTGAGCAGAAGGCGCTGGCGCACCCGCGCAGCGTGGACAGCCTGCCGACTTCCGCCAACCAGGAGGACCATGTGAGCATGGCCACCGGCGCGGCTCTGCGGCTGGTGCCGATGTGCGACAACCTGCGGGACATCCTGGCCATCGAGCTTCTGGCCGCCTGCCAAGCGGTGGAGTTCCACCGGCCGCTGCGCTCATCGGAGCCGCTGGAGGATGCGCACGCGGCGGTGCGCGGCGTCGCGGCTGCCTGGGACAAGGATCGCTTCATGGCGCCGGACATCGCGGCGGTGGCGGGGCTGGTTGATGCCGGGCGGTTTACCGGGCGTGCGCAGTAG
- the hutI gene encoding imidazolonepropionase: protein MADGLGAVRDGAVAARDGRIAWVGPREALPDSDAAVTDCEGAWVLPGLVDCHTHLVFGGNRAGEFQRRLAGATYEEIAREGGGILSTVRATRAADEEALVAAALPRLDGLLAEGVTTVEVKSGYGLEFEAERRMLRAARALGRARKVSVATSFLGAHAVPPEYNGRQGKYAALAAGMIAPLAAEGLVDAVDAFCERIAFTPEETETVFAAARAQGLPVKLHADQLSDLGGAALAARFGALSADHLEHASAQGLAAMAAAGTVAVLLPGATYFIREERHPDIAAMRAAGTRMAIATDMNPGSSPARSLLLMLNMACTLYRMTVEEALLGVTRHAAAALGMADRGALAPGLRCDLALYRIGASEELCYWIGGNPCAGRVVAGVDA from the coding sequence ATGGCGGATGGGCTGGGCGCGGTGCGGGACGGCGCCGTGGCCGCGAGGGACGGGCGCATCGCTTGGGTGGGGCCGCGCGAGGCGCTGCCCGACAGCGATGCGGCGGTGACAGACTGCGAGGGGGCCTGGGTGCTGCCGGGGCTGGTGGACTGCCACACGCACCTCGTCTTCGGCGGCAACCGGGCGGGGGAGTTCCAGCGGCGGCTGGCGGGGGCGACCTACGAGGAGATCGCGCGGGAGGGGGGCGGCATCCTCTCCACCGTGCGCGCCACGCGGGCGGCGGATGAGGAGGCGCTGGTGGCGGCCGCCCTGCCCCGCCTGGACGGGCTTCTGGCCGAGGGCGTGACCACGGTGGAGGTGAAGTCCGGCTACGGGCTGGAGTTCGAGGCGGAGCGGCGGATGCTGCGCGCGGCCCGGGCGCTGGGGCGGGCGCGGAAGGTTTCGGTCGCGACCTCCTTCCTCGGCGCCCACGCGGTGCCGCCGGAATACAACGGGCGGCAGGGCAAGTACGCGGCGCTGGCGGCCGGGATGATCGCACCCCTGGCCGCCGAAGGGCTGGTGGACGCGGTGGATGCCTTCTGCGAGCGCATTGCCTTCACGCCGGAGGAGACGGAGACCGTGTTCGCGGCTGCACGGGCGCAGGGGCTGCCGGTGAAGCTGCACGCGGACCAGTTGAGCGACCTGGGCGGGGCGGCGCTAGCGGCGCGGTTTGGGGCGCTGTCGGCGGACCATCTGGAGCACGCGTCGGCGCAGGGGCTGGCGGCCATGGCGGCGGCGGGGACGGTGGCGGTGCTGCTGCCCGGCGCAACCTACTTCATTCGGGAGGAGCGGCACCCGGATATCGCGGCCATGCGGGCGGCGGGCACGCGGATGGCGATCGCGACGGACATGAATCCCGGTTCCTCCCCGGCGCGGTCGCTGCTGCTGATGCTGAACATGGCCTGCACCCTCTACCGGATGACGGTGGAGGAGGCGCTGCTGGGCGTGACGCGCCACGCGGCGGCGGCGCTGGGCATGGCGGATCGCGGCGCGCTGGCGCCGGGGCTGCGCTGCGACCTGGCACTGTACCGGATCGGGGCGTCGGAGGAGCTGTGCTACTGGATCGGCGGGAACCCCTGCGCCGGGCGCGTGGTGGCGGGGGTGGATGCCTGA
- the fdhD gene encoding formate dehydrogenase accessory sulfurtransferase FdhD, producing MPLPPTSRPPVSRSVESLIVGHDGAARPGLRAVPEEVPVSLVYSSVPFAVMMLTPSDLEDFAYGFSLTEGIVTGAEGIREVAVGQEARGLRLDIRLAPSALTQHLARRRSIAGRTGCGLCGIEELDQMPQAVRPEGAAPAIDMPAIRRALAELEQNQPLNDATRAVHAAAFAGADGALRAVREDVGRHNALDKLAGALMRGGVRAAEGFVIVTSRCSFELVEKAASIGARTLVAISAPTALALDRARALDMNLVAVARRDTVAVFHGMERVRDGVAG from the coding sequence ATGCCCCTGCCCCCGACCAGCCGGCCGCCCGTCAGCAGATCGGTTGAGAGCCTGATCGTCGGCCATGATGGTGCTGCACGGCCCGGGCTGCGCGCGGTGCCGGAGGAGGTGCCAGTCAGCCTCGTCTACTCCTCCGTGCCTTTCGCGGTGATGATGTTGACGCCCTCGGACCTGGAGGACTTCGCCTACGGGTTCAGCCTAACGGAGGGAATCGTCACCGGGGCGGAGGGCATCCGCGAGGTGGCGGTGGGGCAGGAGGCGCGCGGGCTGCGGCTGGACATCCGGCTGGCGCCCTCGGCGCTGACGCAGCACCTGGCGCGGCGGCGGTCGATTGCCGGGCGGACGGGGTGCGGGCTCTGCGGAATTGAGGAATTGGATCAGATGCCGCAGGCCGTGCGGCCGGAGGGGGCGGCGCCCGCCATCGACATGCCGGCCATCCGGCGGGCTCTGGCCGAGTTGGAGCAGAACCAGCCGCTGAACGACGCGACGCGGGCGGTGCACGCCGCCGCCTTCGCGGGGGCGGATGGGGCGCTGCGCGCGGTGCGCGAGGATGTCGGCCGGCACAATGCGCTGGACAAGCTGGCTGGCGCGCTGATGCGGGGCGGGGTGCGGGCGGCTGAAGGTTTCGTGATTGTCACCAGCCGCTGCTCCTTCGAGCTGGTGGAGAAGGCGGCCTCGATCGGGGCGCGGACCCTGGTGGCGATCTCCGCCCCCACGGCGCTGGCGCTGGACCGGGCACGGGCGCTGGACATGAACCTCGTGGCGGTGGCGCGGCGGGACACGGTGGCCGTGTTCCACGGCATGGAGCGGGTGCGGGACGGGGTGGCCGGGTAG
- a CDS encoding metal-dependent hydrolase translates to MKITWFGHSAYRFEIGGAVVLVDPFLTGNSTFKGTVEEASRGCTHIALTHGHGDHIGDTAAIAKATGAKVIANAEICGYLKGKGVEKLEMMNTGGTTDQDGFSVSLTIAFHSSSMPGENGTIIDLGLPNGVVITPKDPSEPVVYHMGDTDVFSDMALIAELYQPKVAIVPVGDRFTMGARGAALAMRRFLPDVPVVIPCHFGTFPIIDKSADAFLAAMGEEAGRVRVPVIGAAFEV, encoded by the coding sequence ATGAAGATCACCTGGTTCGGGCATTCGGCCTATCGGTTCGAGATCGGCGGCGCCGTGGTGCTGGTCGATCCGTTCCTGACCGGCAATTCCACCTTCAAGGGCACGGTGGAAGAGGCCTCCAGGGGCTGCACCCACATCGCCCTCACCCACGGCCACGGCGACCACATCGGCGACACGGCGGCGATCGCGAAGGCGACCGGGGCCAAGGTGATCGCGAACGCCGAGATCTGCGGCTACCTGAAGGGCAAGGGGGTCGAGAAGCTGGAGATGATGAACACCGGCGGCACGACCGACCAGGATGGGTTCAGCGTCTCCCTGACCATCGCCTTCCACTCCTCCTCCATGCCGGGGGAGAACGGGACGATCATCGACCTGGGCCTGCCGAACGGGGTGGTGATCACGCCCAAGGACCCGTCCGAGCCCGTGGTCTATCACATGGGCGACACGGACGTGTTCTCCGACATGGCGCTGATCGCGGAGCTGTACCAGCCGAAGGTGGCGATCGTGCCGGTGGGCGACCGCTTCACCATGGGCGCGCGCGGCGCGGCGCTGGCGATGCGGCGCTTCCTGCCGGATGTGCCGGTGGTGATCCCCTGCCACTTCGGCACCTTCCCGATCATCGACAAGTCGGCCGACGCCTTCCTCGCCGCCATGGGCGAGGAGGCCGGGCGCGTGCGCGTGCCGGTGATCGGGGCAGCCTTCGAGGTGTGA